The Labrus bergylta chromosome 15, fLabBer1.1, whole genome shotgun sequence genome includes a region encoding these proteins:
- the ppp1r13bb gene encoding protein phosphatase 1, regulatory subunit 13Bb isoform X6, with amino-acid sequence MMPMILTVYLSDGEQALTEVPITPETTCRDVVEFCKEPGESGCHLAEVWRGNERAIPFEHMMYEHLQKWGPRKQEVKFFLRHEDSPTESSDQGSQQSQDQTSRRSGNTGEKHNENGVGNQRVELTLSELQEMATRQQQQIEAQQQMLVAKEQRLRYLKQQERRQQQTVSESEKLQRLKDRVESQEAKLKKIRAMRGQVDYSKVINGNLSAEIEQVSSLFQEKQSELQSAVLRVEQLSLQLEDLRRGKLNGIQSTLGGQVTGAAALELRKLYQELQIRNKLNQDQNSKLQQQKELLNKRNMEVTLMDKRISELRERLYKKKAEARQKENLPLNRANGPPSPQPAPGTLGRVAAVGPYIQVPVGGRQEGGYTLPPDPLKPQTLGVNNQANHGRTKSADTGWPTAGKTSTSLKPPERRDSGTDTQGKSPPSGSPIALSAEKVLDPKMVVSSPAISKPQPPPYGSHLITANSASSLERRKDAPPLPRPLPPAPAWPRVPPSTGSSSQQIQQRISVPPSPTFQPNAPLFPPGLSERLDPPPAVAVRPFIPDRGSRPQSPRKGPPTMNSSSIYHMYLQQAAPKSQPLKPALKAVYGKPVLPPSSTPPSPLPFAQAGGAFPLLQGHPSGEDTLDGEFDDHDFFQHPEPLAPPPSVENIPRPLSPTKLTPMVHSPLRYQSDADLEVLRKKLANAPRPLKKRSSITEPEGPSGPNIQKLLYQRFNTLAGGIEGNGVSGSAGGNGAGNGTPFYQPSHPPGYVGGDSVADTDNGNLPSEMQLPPPPGEEELGSDDQTPSIDANDNEPPPSPHEGLGDADEEEAPEDDNNNNMGSSEALLPSPVLEVTTPEESGMAGSQHLEKRTNLKKPNSERTGHGFRVKFNPLALLLDASLEGEFDLVQRIIYEVENPSTPNDEGITPLHNAVCAGHHHIVKFLLDFGVNVNAADSDGWTPLHCAASCNSVHLCKLLVESGAAIFASTISDVETAADKCEEMEEGYIQCSQFLYGVQEKLGVMNKGTVYALWDYKAQNSDELPFSEGDAITILRRQDDSETEWWWARLEDNDGYVPRNLLGLYPRIKPRQRSLA; translated from the exons ATGATGCCG ATGATACTGACGGTGTACCTCAGCGACGGGGAGCAGGCTTTGACTGAGGTGCCCATCACCCCTGAGACGACGTGCCGAGACGTTGTCGAGTTCTGCAAAGAGCCGGGCGAGAGTGGCTGCCACCTGGCCGAGGTGTGGAGAGGCAACG AGCGAGCAATCCCCTTCGAACACATGATGTACGAACATCTGCAGAAATGGGGGCCTCGGAAACAAGAAGTTAAGTTCTTCCTCCGGCATGAAGACTCGCCAACTGAGAGCAGCGATCAGG GGAGTCAGCAGTCTCAGGATCAGACGAGTCGCAGAAGTGGGAACACTGGAGAGAAGCACAATGAGAACGGG gtggggAATCAGCGTGTGGAGCTCACActgtcagagctgcaggagatggCGAcccggcagcagcagcagattgaGGCACAGCAACAGATGCTCGTTGCAAAG gAGCAACGTCTGCGTTacctgaagcagcaggagcggCGTCAGCAGCAAACCGTCTCAGAGAGCGAGAAGCTGCAGAGGCTGAAGGACCGCGTGGAGAGCCAGGAGGCAAAGCTCAAGAAGATTCGGGCAATGAGAGGCCAGGTGGACTACAGCAAGGTCATCAATGGAAACCTGT CGGCAGAGATCGAGCAAGTTAGCAGCCTGTTCCAAGAGAAGCAGTCTGAGTTACAGAGTGCAGTGCTGAGGGTGGAGCAGCTCAGCCTGCAGCTGGAGGACCTGCGGAGGGGGAAGCTCAACGGCATACAGTCCACCCTGGGTGGTCAAGTAACGGGTGCTGCAGCCCTGGAGCTCCGCAAACTCTATCAGGAGCTTCAG ATCCGGAACAAGTTAAACCAGGATCAGAACAGCAAGCTTCAGCAACAGAAAGAGCTTCTAAATAAACGCAACATGGAAGTAACGCTGATGGACAAGCGCATCAGTGAGCTCCGGGAACGCCTCTACAAGAAAAAAGCTGAGGCACGTCAAAAAGAGAACCTTCCT CTGAACAGAGCCAACGGGCCTCCGTCTCCCCAGCCTGCTCCTGGCACTCTGGGCCGTGTCGCTGCAGTCGGGCCATACATCCAAGTCCCAGTAGGGGGCCGACAGGAGGGAGGGTACACCCTGCCACCTGATCCACTGAAGCCTCAGACTCTGGGAGTTAATAACCAAGCCAACCATGGCCGCACCAAATCAG CTGATACTGGCTGGCCGACTGCAGGAAAGACGAGtacatctttaaagcctcctGAGAGACGAGACTCAGGGACTGATACCCAGGGCAAGAGCCCTCCCTCAGGCTCCCCCATTGCTTTAAGTGCAGAAAAG GTGCTAGACCCAAAAATGGTCGTGTCCTCTCCTGCCATTTCcaaaccacagccgcccccctATGGCTCCCACCTCATCACTGCAAACTCAGCCAGCTCCTTGGAGCGCCGTAAGGATGCACCACCTCTCCCACGTCCACTCCCGCCAGCTCCTGCTTGGCCTCGCGTCCCCCCCTCAACGGGCTCGTCTTCTCAGCAGATCCAGCAGCGAATCTCGGTGCCACCCAGCCCCACCTTCCAGCCTAACGCACCTCTTTTCCCCCCCGGGCTGAGCGAGCGACTGGATCCCCCGCCAGCTGTGGCAGTACGTCCCTTCATCCCAGACAGAGGATCACGGCCTCAGTCGCCCCGAAAGGGCCCGCCGACCATGAACTCCAGCTCCATCTATCACATGTATCTCCAGCAGGCGGCGCCAAAGAGCCAACCACTCAAGCCTGCGCTGAAAGCCG tatatGGGAAGCCAGTTCTCCCGCCCAGCTCCACACCCCCCTCGCCTCTGCCTTTCGCCCAGGCAGGAGGCGCCTTCCCCCTGCTCCAAGGCCATCCCAGCGGTGAGGACACTTTGGACGGAGAGTTTGATGATCATGACTTCTTCCAGCACCCAGAACCCTTAGCTCCTCCTCCCAGTGTGGAGAACATCCCGCGACCGCTCAGCCCTACCAAGCTAACGCCCATGGTACACTCCCCACTGCGCTACCAAAGTGACGCTGACCTCGAGGTGCTCCGCAAAAAGCTAGCCAACGCTCCCAGACCGCTCAAGAAGCGCAGCTCCATCACAGAGCCAGAGGGCCCCAGCGGACCCAACATCCAGAAACTTCTGTACCAGAGATTTAATACGCTCGCAGGAGGCATAGAAGGAAACGGAGTCAGCGGGTCAGCAGGTGGTAACGGTGCAGGTAATGGAACGCCTTTTTATCAGCCGAGTCATCCTCCTGGTTATGTGGGCGGAGACTCTGTGGCTGACACAGACAACGGCAACCTCCCCTCTGAGATGCAACTACCGCCGCCGCCAGGGGAAGAGGAGCTGGGCTCTGATGATCAGACTCCTTCAATCGATGCAAACGACAACGAGCCGCCGCCCTCGCCACACGAAGGGCTGGGGGATGCGGATGAAGAAGAGGCACCGGaggacgacaacaacaacaacatggggAGCTCTGAAGCGTTGCTGCCCAGCCCTGTGCTGGAGGTCACGACTCCAGAAGAGAGCGGCATGGCGGGCTCACAGCACCTG GAGAAACGCACAAACCTAAAGAAACCAAACTCTGAGCGCACCGGCCACGGCTTCAGGGTGAAATTCAACCCTCTGGCCCTTCTTCTTGATGCCTCTTTAGAGGGAGAGTTTGACCTCGTCCAGAGGATCATCTATGAG GTGGAGAATCCCAGCACCCCTAATGACGAGGGTATTACACCCCTTCACAACGCAGTGTGTGCAGGACATCACCATATAGTCAAGTTCCTGCTGGACTTTGGTGTGAACGTCAACGCTGCAGACAGTGACGGATG GACTCCGCTTCACTGTGCCGCCTCCTGCAACAGTGTTCACCTCTGCAAGTTGTTGGTCGAGTCAGGGGCCGCCATCTTTGCCAGCACCATCAGTGACGTGGAGACTGCTGCAGATAAGTGCGAGGAAATGGAAGAGGGCTACATCCAGTGTTCCCAGTTTCTATATG GTGTTCAGGAAAAGCTGGGTGTAATGAACAAGGGCACCGTGTATGCTCTGTGGGATTATAAAGCTCAGAATTCAGATGAGTTGCCCTTCAGCGAGGGGGACGCCATTACTATTCTGAGACGACAGGACGACAGTGAAACGGAGTGGTGGTGGGCGCGACTCGAGGACAACGATGGCTACGTGCCCCGCAACCTGCTGGGG ctgTATCCGAGGATCAAGCCTCGCCAGCGGTCCCTGGCATAG
- the ppp1r13bb gene encoding protein phosphatase 1, regulatory subunit 13Bb isoform X4 — protein MMPMILTVYLSDGEQALTEVPITPETTCRDVVEFCKEPGESGCHLAEVWRGNERAIPFEHMMYEHLQKWGPRKQEVKFFLRHEDSPTESSDQGSQQSQDQTSRRSGNTGEKHNENGVGNQRVELTLSELQEMATRQQQQIEAQQQMLVAKEQRLRYLKQQERRQQQTVSESEKLQRLKDRVESQEAKLKKIRAMRGQVDYSKVINGNLSAEIEQVSSLFQEKQSELQSAVLRVEQLSLQLEDLRRGKLNGIQSTLGGQVTGAAALELRKLYQELQIRNKLNQDQNSKLQQQKELLNKRNMEVTLMDKRISELRERLYKKKAEARQKENLPLNRANGPPSPQPAPGTLGRVAAVGPYIQVPVGGRQEGGYTLPPDPLKPQTLGVNNQANHGRTKSDGVRKPSGPWKVSDLDIVVDPVPPSLPESHPGTGASTGSDGTSPDTGWPTAGKTSTSLKPPERRDSGTDTQGKSPPSGSPIALSAEKVLDPKMVVSSPAISKPQPPPYGSHLITANSASSLERRKDAPPLPRPLPPAPAWPRVPPSTGSSSQQIQQRISVPPSPTFQPNAPLFPPGLSERLDPPPAVAVRPFIPDRGSRPQSPRKGPPTMNSSSIYHMYLQQAAPKSQPLKPALKAVYGKPVLPPSSTPPSPLPFAQAGGAFPLLQGHPSGEDTLDGEFDDHDFFQHPEPLAPPPSVENIPRPLSPTKLTPMVHSPLRYQSDADLEVLRKKLANAPRPLKKRSSITEPEGPSGPNIQKLLYQRFNTLAGGIEGNGVSGSAGGNGAGNGTPFYQPSHPPGYVGGDSVADTDNGNLPSEMQLPPPPGEEELGSDDQTPSIDANDNEPPPSPHEGLGDADEEEAPEDDNNNNMGSSEALLPSPVLEVTTPEESGMAGSQHLEKRTNLKKPNSERTGHGFRVKFNPLALLLDASLEGEFDLVQRIIYEVENPSTPNDEGITPLHNAVCAGHHHIVKFLLDFGVNVNAADSDGWTPLHCAASCNSVHLCKLLVESGAAIFASTISDVETAADKCEEMEEGYIQCSQFLYGVQEKLGVMNKGTVYALWDYKAQNSDELPFSEGDAITILRRQDDSETEWWWARLEDNDGYVPRNLLGLYPRIKPRQRSLA, from the exons ATGATGCCG ATGATACTGACGGTGTACCTCAGCGACGGGGAGCAGGCTTTGACTGAGGTGCCCATCACCCCTGAGACGACGTGCCGAGACGTTGTCGAGTTCTGCAAAGAGCCGGGCGAGAGTGGCTGCCACCTGGCCGAGGTGTGGAGAGGCAACG AGCGAGCAATCCCCTTCGAACACATGATGTACGAACATCTGCAGAAATGGGGGCCTCGGAAACAAGAAGTTAAGTTCTTCCTCCGGCATGAAGACTCGCCAACTGAGAGCAGCGATCAGG GGAGTCAGCAGTCTCAGGATCAGACGAGTCGCAGAAGTGGGAACACTGGAGAGAAGCACAATGAGAACGGG gtggggAATCAGCGTGTGGAGCTCACActgtcagagctgcaggagatggCGAcccggcagcagcagcagattgaGGCACAGCAACAGATGCTCGTTGCAAAG gAGCAACGTCTGCGTTacctgaagcagcaggagcggCGTCAGCAGCAAACCGTCTCAGAGAGCGAGAAGCTGCAGAGGCTGAAGGACCGCGTGGAGAGCCAGGAGGCAAAGCTCAAGAAGATTCGGGCAATGAGAGGCCAGGTGGACTACAGCAAGGTCATCAATGGAAACCTGT CGGCAGAGATCGAGCAAGTTAGCAGCCTGTTCCAAGAGAAGCAGTCTGAGTTACAGAGTGCAGTGCTGAGGGTGGAGCAGCTCAGCCTGCAGCTGGAGGACCTGCGGAGGGGGAAGCTCAACGGCATACAGTCCACCCTGGGTGGTCAAGTAACGGGTGCTGCAGCCCTGGAGCTCCGCAAACTCTATCAGGAGCTTCAG ATCCGGAACAAGTTAAACCAGGATCAGAACAGCAAGCTTCAGCAACAGAAAGAGCTTCTAAATAAACGCAACATGGAAGTAACGCTGATGGACAAGCGCATCAGTGAGCTCCGGGAACGCCTCTACAAGAAAAAAGCTGAGGCACGTCAAAAAGAGAACCTTCCT CTGAACAGAGCCAACGGGCCTCCGTCTCCCCAGCCTGCTCCTGGCACTCTGGGCCGTGTCGCTGCAGTCGGGCCATACATCCAAGTCCCAGTAGGGGGCCGACAGGAGGGAGGGTACACCCTGCCACCTGATCCACTGAAGCCTCAGACTCTGGGAGTTAATAACCAAGCCAACCATGGCCGCACCAAATCAG ACGGTGTGCGAAAGCCCTCCGGCCCTTGGAAGGTGTCTGATTTAGACATCGTTGTGGACCCGGTACCCCCATCCCTTCCAGAATCGCACCCGGGCACTGGAGCCTCCACTGGCTCTGACGGCACGTCCC CTGATACTGGCTGGCCGACTGCAGGAAAGACGAGtacatctttaaagcctcctGAGAGACGAGACTCAGGGACTGATACCCAGGGCAAGAGCCCTCCCTCAGGCTCCCCCATTGCTTTAAGTGCAGAAAAG GTGCTAGACCCAAAAATGGTCGTGTCCTCTCCTGCCATTTCcaaaccacagccgcccccctATGGCTCCCACCTCATCACTGCAAACTCAGCCAGCTCCTTGGAGCGCCGTAAGGATGCACCACCTCTCCCACGTCCACTCCCGCCAGCTCCTGCTTGGCCTCGCGTCCCCCCCTCAACGGGCTCGTCTTCTCAGCAGATCCAGCAGCGAATCTCGGTGCCACCCAGCCCCACCTTCCAGCCTAACGCACCTCTTTTCCCCCCCGGGCTGAGCGAGCGACTGGATCCCCCGCCAGCTGTGGCAGTACGTCCCTTCATCCCAGACAGAGGATCACGGCCTCAGTCGCCCCGAAAGGGCCCGCCGACCATGAACTCCAGCTCCATCTATCACATGTATCTCCAGCAGGCGGCGCCAAAGAGCCAACCACTCAAGCCTGCGCTGAAAGCCG tatatGGGAAGCCAGTTCTCCCGCCCAGCTCCACACCCCCCTCGCCTCTGCCTTTCGCCCAGGCAGGAGGCGCCTTCCCCCTGCTCCAAGGCCATCCCAGCGGTGAGGACACTTTGGACGGAGAGTTTGATGATCATGACTTCTTCCAGCACCCAGAACCCTTAGCTCCTCCTCCCAGTGTGGAGAACATCCCGCGACCGCTCAGCCCTACCAAGCTAACGCCCATGGTACACTCCCCACTGCGCTACCAAAGTGACGCTGACCTCGAGGTGCTCCGCAAAAAGCTAGCCAACGCTCCCAGACCGCTCAAGAAGCGCAGCTCCATCACAGAGCCAGAGGGCCCCAGCGGACCCAACATCCAGAAACTTCTGTACCAGAGATTTAATACGCTCGCAGGAGGCATAGAAGGAAACGGAGTCAGCGGGTCAGCAGGTGGTAACGGTGCAGGTAATGGAACGCCTTTTTATCAGCCGAGTCATCCTCCTGGTTATGTGGGCGGAGACTCTGTGGCTGACACAGACAACGGCAACCTCCCCTCTGAGATGCAACTACCGCCGCCGCCAGGGGAAGAGGAGCTGGGCTCTGATGATCAGACTCCTTCAATCGATGCAAACGACAACGAGCCGCCGCCCTCGCCACACGAAGGGCTGGGGGATGCGGATGAAGAAGAGGCACCGGaggacgacaacaacaacaacatggggAGCTCTGAAGCGTTGCTGCCCAGCCCTGTGCTGGAGGTCACGACTCCAGAAGAGAGCGGCATGGCGGGCTCACAGCACCTG GAGAAACGCACAAACCTAAAGAAACCAAACTCTGAGCGCACCGGCCACGGCTTCAGGGTGAAATTCAACCCTCTGGCCCTTCTTCTTGATGCCTCTTTAGAGGGAGAGTTTGACCTCGTCCAGAGGATCATCTATGAG GTGGAGAATCCCAGCACCCCTAATGACGAGGGTATTACACCCCTTCACAACGCAGTGTGTGCAGGACATCACCATATAGTCAAGTTCCTGCTGGACTTTGGTGTGAACGTCAACGCTGCAGACAGTGACGGATG GACTCCGCTTCACTGTGCCGCCTCCTGCAACAGTGTTCACCTCTGCAAGTTGTTGGTCGAGTCAGGGGCCGCCATCTTTGCCAGCACCATCAGTGACGTGGAGACTGCTGCAGATAAGTGCGAGGAAATGGAAGAGGGCTACATCCAGTGTTCCCAGTTTCTATATG GTGTTCAGGAAAAGCTGGGTGTAATGAACAAGGGCACCGTGTATGCTCTGTGGGATTATAAAGCTCAGAATTCAGATGAGTTGCCCTTCAGCGAGGGGGACGCCATTACTATTCTGAGACGACAGGACGACAGTGAAACGGAGTGGTGGTGGGCGCGACTCGAGGACAACGATGGCTACGTGCCCCGCAACCTGCTGGGG ctgTATCCGAGGATCAAGCCTCGCCAGCGGTCCCTGGCATAG
- the ppp1r13bb gene encoding protein phosphatase 1, regulatory subunit 13Bb isoform X5: MMPMILTVYLSDGEQALTEVPITPETTCRDVVEFCKEPGESGCHLAEVWRGNERAIPFEHMMYEHLQKWGPRKQEVKFFLRHEDSPTESSDQGSQQSQDQTSRRSGNTGEKHNENGVGNQRVELTLSELQEMATRQQQQIEAQQQMLVAKEQRLRYLKQQERRQQQTVSESEKLQRLKDRVESQEAKLKKIRAMRGQVDYSKVINGNLSAEIEQVSSLFQEKQSELQSAVLRVEQLSLQLEDLRRGKLNGIQSTLGGQVTGAAALELRKLYQELQIRNKLNQDQNSKLQQQKELLNKRNMEVTLMDKRISELRERLYKKKAELNRANGPPSPQPAPGTLGRVAAVGPYIQVPVGGRQEGGYTLPPDPLKPQTLGVNNQANHGRTKSDGVRKPSGPWKVSDLDIVVDPVPPSLPESHPGTGASTGSDGTSPDTGWPTAGKTSTSLKPPERRDSGTDTQGKSPPSGSPIALSAEKVLDPKMVVSSPAISKPQPPPYGSHLITANSASSLERRKDAPPLPRPLPPAPAWPRVPPSTGSSSQQIQQRISVPPSPTFQPNAPLFPPGLSERLDPPPAVAVRPFIPDRGSRPQSPRKGPPTMNSSSIYHMYLQQAAPKSQPLKPALKAVYGKPVLPPSSTPPSPLPFAQAGGAFPLLQGHPSGEDTLDGEFDDHDFFQHPEPLAPPPSVENIPRPLSPTKLTPMVHSPLRYQSDADLEVLRKKLANAPRPLKKRSSITEPEGPSGPNIQKLLYQRFNTLAGGIEGNGVSGSAGGNGAGNGTPFYQPSHPPGYVGGDSVADTDNGNLPSEMQLPPPPGEEELGSDDQTPSIDANDNEPPPSPHEGLGDADEEEAPEDDNNNNMGSSEALLPSPVLEVTTPEESGMAGSQHLEKRTNLKKPNSERTGHGFRVKFNPLALLLDASLEGEFDLVQRIIYEVENPSTPNDEGITPLHNAVCAGHHHIVKFLLDFGVNVNAADSDGWTPLHCAASCNSVHLCKLLVESGAAIFASTISDVETAADKCEEMEEGYIQCSQFLYGVQEKLGVMNKGTVYALWDYKAQNSDELPFSEGDAITILRRQDDSETEWWWARLEDNDGYVPRNLLGLYPRIKPRQRSLA; the protein is encoded by the exons ATGATGCCG ATGATACTGACGGTGTACCTCAGCGACGGGGAGCAGGCTTTGACTGAGGTGCCCATCACCCCTGAGACGACGTGCCGAGACGTTGTCGAGTTCTGCAAAGAGCCGGGCGAGAGTGGCTGCCACCTGGCCGAGGTGTGGAGAGGCAACG AGCGAGCAATCCCCTTCGAACACATGATGTACGAACATCTGCAGAAATGGGGGCCTCGGAAACAAGAAGTTAAGTTCTTCCTCCGGCATGAAGACTCGCCAACTGAGAGCAGCGATCAGG GGAGTCAGCAGTCTCAGGATCAGACGAGTCGCAGAAGTGGGAACACTGGAGAGAAGCACAATGAGAACGGG gtggggAATCAGCGTGTGGAGCTCACActgtcagagctgcaggagatggCGAcccggcagcagcagcagattgaGGCACAGCAACAGATGCTCGTTGCAAAG gAGCAACGTCTGCGTTacctgaagcagcaggagcggCGTCAGCAGCAAACCGTCTCAGAGAGCGAGAAGCTGCAGAGGCTGAAGGACCGCGTGGAGAGCCAGGAGGCAAAGCTCAAGAAGATTCGGGCAATGAGAGGCCAGGTGGACTACAGCAAGGTCATCAATGGAAACCTGT CGGCAGAGATCGAGCAAGTTAGCAGCCTGTTCCAAGAGAAGCAGTCTGAGTTACAGAGTGCAGTGCTGAGGGTGGAGCAGCTCAGCCTGCAGCTGGAGGACCTGCGGAGGGGGAAGCTCAACGGCATACAGTCCACCCTGGGTGGTCAAGTAACGGGTGCTGCAGCCCTGGAGCTCCGCAAACTCTATCAGGAGCTTCAG ATCCGGAACAAGTTAAACCAGGATCAGAACAGCAAGCTTCAGCAACAGAAAGAGCTTCTAAATAAACGCAACATGGAAGTAACGCTGATGGACAAGCGCATCAGTGAGCTCCGGGAACGCCTCTACAAGAAAAAAGCTGAG CTGAACAGAGCCAACGGGCCTCCGTCTCCCCAGCCTGCTCCTGGCACTCTGGGCCGTGTCGCTGCAGTCGGGCCATACATCCAAGTCCCAGTAGGGGGCCGACAGGAGGGAGGGTACACCCTGCCACCTGATCCACTGAAGCCTCAGACTCTGGGAGTTAATAACCAAGCCAACCATGGCCGCACCAAATCAG ACGGTGTGCGAAAGCCCTCCGGCCCTTGGAAGGTGTCTGATTTAGACATCGTTGTGGACCCGGTACCCCCATCCCTTCCAGAATCGCACCCGGGCACTGGAGCCTCCACTGGCTCTGACGGCACGTCCC CTGATACTGGCTGGCCGACTGCAGGAAAGACGAGtacatctttaaagcctcctGAGAGACGAGACTCAGGGACTGATACCCAGGGCAAGAGCCCTCCCTCAGGCTCCCCCATTGCTTTAAGTGCAGAAAAG GTGCTAGACCCAAAAATGGTCGTGTCCTCTCCTGCCATTTCcaaaccacagccgcccccctATGGCTCCCACCTCATCACTGCAAACTCAGCCAGCTCCTTGGAGCGCCGTAAGGATGCACCACCTCTCCCACGTCCACTCCCGCCAGCTCCTGCTTGGCCTCGCGTCCCCCCCTCAACGGGCTCGTCTTCTCAGCAGATCCAGCAGCGAATCTCGGTGCCACCCAGCCCCACCTTCCAGCCTAACGCACCTCTTTTCCCCCCCGGGCTGAGCGAGCGACTGGATCCCCCGCCAGCTGTGGCAGTACGTCCCTTCATCCCAGACAGAGGATCACGGCCTCAGTCGCCCCGAAAGGGCCCGCCGACCATGAACTCCAGCTCCATCTATCACATGTATCTCCAGCAGGCGGCGCCAAAGAGCCAACCACTCAAGCCTGCGCTGAAAGCCG tatatGGGAAGCCAGTTCTCCCGCCCAGCTCCACACCCCCCTCGCCTCTGCCTTTCGCCCAGGCAGGAGGCGCCTTCCCCCTGCTCCAAGGCCATCCCAGCGGTGAGGACACTTTGGACGGAGAGTTTGATGATCATGACTTCTTCCAGCACCCAGAACCCTTAGCTCCTCCTCCCAGTGTGGAGAACATCCCGCGACCGCTCAGCCCTACCAAGCTAACGCCCATGGTACACTCCCCACTGCGCTACCAAAGTGACGCTGACCTCGAGGTGCTCCGCAAAAAGCTAGCCAACGCTCCCAGACCGCTCAAGAAGCGCAGCTCCATCACAGAGCCAGAGGGCCCCAGCGGACCCAACATCCAGAAACTTCTGTACCAGAGATTTAATACGCTCGCAGGAGGCATAGAAGGAAACGGAGTCAGCGGGTCAGCAGGTGGTAACGGTGCAGGTAATGGAACGCCTTTTTATCAGCCGAGTCATCCTCCTGGTTATGTGGGCGGAGACTCTGTGGCTGACACAGACAACGGCAACCTCCCCTCTGAGATGCAACTACCGCCGCCGCCAGGGGAAGAGGAGCTGGGCTCTGATGATCAGACTCCTTCAATCGATGCAAACGACAACGAGCCGCCGCCCTCGCCACACGAAGGGCTGGGGGATGCGGATGAAGAAGAGGCACCGGaggacgacaacaacaacaacatggggAGCTCTGAAGCGTTGCTGCCCAGCCCTGTGCTGGAGGTCACGACTCCAGAAGAGAGCGGCATGGCGGGCTCACAGCACCTG GAGAAACGCACAAACCTAAAGAAACCAAACTCTGAGCGCACCGGCCACGGCTTCAGGGTGAAATTCAACCCTCTGGCCCTTCTTCTTGATGCCTCTTTAGAGGGAGAGTTTGACCTCGTCCAGAGGATCATCTATGAG GTGGAGAATCCCAGCACCCCTAATGACGAGGGTATTACACCCCTTCACAACGCAGTGTGTGCAGGACATCACCATATAGTCAAGTTCCTGCTGGACTTTGGTGTGAACGTCAACGCTGCAGACAGTGACGGATG GACTCCGCTTCACTGTGCCGCCTCCTGCAACAGTGTTCACCTCTGCAAGTTGTTGGTCGAGTCAGGGGCCGCCATCTTTGCCAGCACCATCAGTGACGTGGAGACTGCTGCAGATAAGTGCGAGGAAATGGAAGAGGGCTACATCCAGTGTTCCCAGTTTCTATATG GTGTTCAGGAAAAGCTGGGTGTAATGAACAAGGGCACCGTGTATGCTCTGTGGGATTATAAAGCTCAGAATTCAGATGAGTTGCCCTTCAGCGAGGGGGACGCCATTACTATTCTGAGACGACAGGACGACAGTGAAACGGAGTGGTGGTGGGCGCGACTCGAGGACAACGATGGCTACGTGCCCCGCAACCTGCTGGGG ctgTATCCGAGGATCAAGCCTCGCCAGCGGTCCCTGGCATAG